A window of the Candidatus Lokiarchaeota archaeon genome harbors these coding sequences:
- a CDS encoding indolepyruvate ferredoxin oxidoreductase — MVDGDQVLMSGNEAIARGAIEAGIRFCASYPGTPSTEITEYVMNESDRRGIHAEWSTNEKVALEASTAASWAGLPALCPMKSLGLNVAADFLLNVNLSGTGDGGLVIVVCDDPRGHSSSNEQDSRFYAKAASLPLLEPESCQQAKDMMPYAFEISKKHEIPVILRSTTRLSHTRAVVNLGEIPDIEGASAHTVSSNLYNVPRPDLKHKQLLEKLADIREEFEKSQFNDLDSSEKSLRVLTSGVTNAYSDEAMRKLNLEDAEILSLATTFPLPEKSVMKAIDSAQDVLFTEEGQPFIEENVAILFARRRNQSPPTLYGKSNGLIERYGELNVDKVARALSRITGREYQPVARSFDEDAQQSRELLLDRPPTFCPGCGHRIVYWAIRKAKQRFGKPVVVTGDIGCYSMGVFYDSSLDTMQSMGSGIGTASGLGQLERFGFEQKVIAVAGDSTFFHACLPGLVNARNKNADLTFIIIDNNTTAMTGFQPSPSSHTKRGETFPVDIESMARATLPDYIDIGIASDMQDTTNLIHESLTRDGLKIIILKGVCRLAEREESETERPQIYVDADSCIGENCRLCMTQFGCLAIGWNEEENHAEIQNHLCVRCGDCIDVCPHDAIRRK; from the coding sequence ATGGTAGACGGCGACCAAGTTTTGATGAGCGGAAATGAAGCAATCGCCAGGGGAGCAATTGAAGCGGGTATTAGATTCTGTGCATCATATCCAGGAACACCATCAACTGAAATCACCGAGTATGTTATGAACGAAAGCGATAGAAGAGGTATTCATGCAGAATGGTCCACAAATGAAAAGGTGGCTCTTGAAGCCAGTACTGCAGCAAGCTGGGCAGGACTACCAGCTCTTTGTCCGATGAAGTCATTGGGATTGAATGTCGCTGCTGATTTTCTGCTGAATGTCAACTTATCAGGAACAGGAGATGGCGGGTTAGTAATCGTGGTCTGTGATGATCCTAGAGGGCACAGTTCGAGCAATGAACAGGATTCGCGATTCTATGCAAAAGCAGCAAGCCTTCCGCTACTTGAGCCAGAATCATGTCAACAGGCAAAGGATATGATGCCCTATGCATTTGAGATTTCCAAGAAGCATGAAATCCCTGTGATACTCAGAAGCACAACCAGATTGAGCCACACTAGGGCAGTAGTGAATCTGGGAGAAATCCCGGACATCGAGGGTGCATCAGCTCATACTGTCTCTTCAAACCTCTATAATGTACCGAGACCAGACCTAAAACACAAGCAGTTGCTCGAAAAGCTTGCTGACATAAGAGAAGAGTTCGAAAAGTCGCAGTTCAATGATTTGGATAGCTCTGAAAAGAGTCTGAGGGTCCTCACATCTGGAGTAACCAACGCTTATTCAGATGAAGCGATGAGGAAATTGAATCTGGAAGATGCCGAGATACTGTCTCTAGCAACAACATTCCCACTTCCAGAGAAGTCAGTGATGAAGGCCATAGATTCTGCCCAGGATGTACTCTTTACTGAAGAGGGCCAACCATTTATTGAAGAGAATGTTGCGATTCTATTTGCTAGGAGAAGGAACCAGAGCCCACCCACGCTTTACGGAAAGAGTAACGGGCTGATTGAACGCTATGGTGAGTTGAATGTAGACAAAGTGGCTCGCGCACTATCCAGAATTACTGGTCGCGAATATCAACCTGTTGCCCGTAGTTTTGATGAAGACGCTCAACAGTCTCGAGAGCTACTGCTGGACAGACCACCAACGTTTTGCCCGGGATGCGGTCATCGGATTGTGTATTGGGCAATTAGAAAAGCAAAACAAAGATTCGGTAAGCCAGTTGTGGTTACCGGCGACATAGGCTGCTATTCAATGGGAGTTTTCTATGATTCCTCACTAGATACAATGCAATCTATGGGGTCAGGCATTGGTACCGCATCTGGATTGGGGCAGCTTGAGAGATTCGGATTTGAACAAAAAGTAATTGCGGTAGCGGGAGATTCCACATTCTTCCATGCATGCTTACCGGGCCTTGTCAATGCTAGAAACAAAAATGCAGACTTGACATTCATTATTATCGACAATAATACGACAGCCATGACTGGATTTCAACCAAGCCCCAGCTCACATACTAAGAGAGGCGAAACATTCCCCGTGGACATAGAAAGCATGGCGAGGGCTACTCTTCCGGATTACATCGATATTGGTATTGCTTCAGACATGCAAGATACAACCAATCTTATTCATGAAAGCTTGACCAGAGATGGGCTCAAAATCATAATTCTGAAGGGAGTTTGTAGACTCGCTGAAAGAGAAGAGAGCGAAACGGAAAGGCCGCAAATCTACGTTGATGCAGATAGTTGTATTGGAGAGAACTGCAGGCTTTGTATGACTCAATTCGGTTGCTTGGCTATTGGATGGAATGAAGAGGAGAATCATGCAGAAATCCAGAACCATCTATGCGTTCGATGCGGTGACTGTATTGACGTTTGTCCTCATGATGCAATACGGAGGAAATGA
- a CDS encoding DUF1059 domain-containing protein, with protein MPYRFDCRMCDASVTGETKDAVVEKIKKHGADAHGLDPMPQEEIEKRKPMIEKY; from the coding sequence ATGCCATATAGATTTGATTGCAGGATGTGTGATGCATCTGTTACCGGCGAAACAAAAGATGCGGTAGTGGAGAAAATCAAGAAGCATGGTGCTGATGCACATGGTCTTGATCCTATGCCGCAAGAAGAGATTGAAAAACGCAAGCCCATGATTGAGAAATACTAA
- a CDS encoding GTP-binding protein, which translates to MDSPKILFEVEDDTSTSASATGDLTGSTRPEICTGGRDGILRLYKADTDHLDFLAQVSVQGSILSISVEDANNDGQMEIVVGRSVSGAGGETGTLQVYRYAPSGQIELIAEQPIGRFVTTVEVTDVTGDDKNEIIAGGSDSTLRVFKMGADNHLEELVCYTLEDMPLCIGTCDVIGDEIDEIVIGNRDKTLRVFKIRGNSADEIAVLDLPSPVISLAAGDILGDRKMELGVVTHDGSIRIYRNEESQLDMFSKLEHVDALSIRMAEINADHMDEIIVANATQEIVFYSLYMAELKQLAVTDIGRKILSISVGDAGGDERKEVLVGVSNGPLKVLEGLYEIIPRFEVSREAAAGEELKGEVTVTNATEKSISGIKGKIYWFPKDNMEVEPKELAFDLGSQECKSIQVHLRPLEEGTVVIRPIVLMWTDQSGNVKQVTTPETAISVKEGEAKASPASAPEVTLDTPSQPQEAPVESSSSVRSEGTGFGSVTTEPEAETESAYTESEKQQLEAASKMLDDIFGETEPVGPSGDDLKAMTETVTEPEEPPAPEEPEQVESELVTDIRNREPKPLPPGKSEDAYEYLMKSMIVGPGAVGKTALVNRYTTGSFEKDYKTTIGSQFAVKLTHIYPEEKDHAVGLKLQVWDVAGQARFQAVRKMYYSGAAGVILVYDVTRRRSFAELPNWVEEAYESIGRKVPALVVGNKIDLPDRAVDPYEAKKWAEDQGFLYMETSAKTGEGVADMFTILANLMYEDAQEMAKQKKEDNQF; encoded by the coding sequence TTGGATTCGCCTAAGATACTCTTTGAAGTGGAAGACGATACTAGCACTAGTGCCTCGGCTACAGGTGATCTGACAGGCTCAACGAGGCCGGAGATTTGCACTGGTGGACGAGACGGGATTCTCCGGTTATACAAAGCCGATACAGATCACCTAGACTTCCTTGCTCAGGTATCTGTTCAAGGGAGCATCCTCTCAATAAGCGTTGAAGATGCGAACAATGACGGACAAATGGAAATCGTTGTTGGTCGAAGTGTAAGTGGTGCAGGCGGAGAAACGGGTACACTCCAAGTTTATCGATACGCTCCTAGTGGTCAAATTGAGCTTATCGCGGAACAGCCTATTGGCCGTTTCGTAACTACTGTGGAAGTCACTGATGTTACTGGTGATGATAAGAACGAAATCATAGCAGGTGGAAGTGATTCCACTCTTAGAGTTTTCAAGATGGGTGCTGATAATCACCTGGAAGAACTCGTTTGCTACACCCTCGAAGATATGCCTCTCTGTATTGGTACCTGCGATGTAATTGGCGATGAGATAGATGAGATAGTCATTGGTAATCGTGACAAAACATTGCGTGTTTTCAAGATTAGAGGAAATTCAGCCGATGAAATTGCGGTGCTTGATCTCCCAAGCCCTGTTATCTCATTAGCAGCAGGTGATATTCTTGGAGACCGAAAGATGGAGCTCGGAGTTGTGACTCATGATGGCTCTATCAGGATATATCGCAATGAAGAAAGTCAGCTTGATATGTTCTCCAAACTCGAGCATGTCGACGCATTGTCGATTCGGATGGCTGAGATAAATGCTGATCATATGGACGAGATAATTGTAGCCAACGCCACACAAGAGATTGTTTTCTATAGCCTGTACATGGCTGAATTGAAGCAGCTAGCTGTGACTGATATTGGAAGAAAGATTCTTTCCATAAGTGTAGGAGACGCAGGTGGAGATGAACGCAAAGAGGTCCTAGTTGGAGTTTCAAACGGCCCTCTCAAGGTCCTCGAAGGTCTCTATGAGATAATTCCACGTTTTGAGGTTAGTCGTGAAGCTGCTGCTGGTGAAGAGCTGAAAGGAGAAGTAACAGTCACCAATGCTACCGAAAAATCAATCTCGGGAATCAAAGGCAAAATCTATTGGTTTCCCAAAGACAACATGGAAGTAGAACCCAAAGAGTTGGCTTTCGATCTTGGTTCCCAAGAATGTAAATCCATTCAAGTTCATTTAAGACCACTTGAAGAGGGAACGGTTGTTATTCGCCCAATTGTGTTGATGTGGACTGATCAATCCGGAAACGTCAAACAGGTCACGACCCCTGAGACAGCTATTTCAGTAAAAGAAGGCGAAGCAAAGGCTTCTCCAGCATCTGCTCCTGAAGTGACCCTTGATACCCCCTCTCAACCTCAAGAAGCACCTGTTGAATCGTCTTCTTCTGTGAGGTCGGAGGGTACAGGTTTTGGTAGTGTGACAACGGAGCCTGAAGCTGAAACAGAATCGGCGTATACTGAAAGTGAGAAACAGCAACTTGAAGCAGCTTCCAAAATGTTGGATGATATTTTCGGGGAGACTGAGCCTGTAGGACCCAGTGGCGACGATTTGAAGGCAATGACGGAGACAGTAACTGAGCCAGAAGAACCGCCAGCTCCTGAGGAACCTGAGCAAGTAGAGAGCGAATTAGTAACAGATATACGAAATAGGGAACCCAAACCTCTTCCACCTGGCAAATCCGAAGATGCTTATGAGTATCTGATGAAGAGCATGATTGTGGGACCCGGTGCTGTTGGTAAGACCGCACTTGTTAATCGGTATACAACGGGAAGCTTCGAGAAAGATTACAAGACCACGATTGGTAGCCAATTCGCTGTCAAACTCACCCATATCTACCCCGAAGAGAAAGATCATGCAGTTGGTCTCAAACTACAAGTGTGGGATGTAGCAGGACAGGCCCGGTTCCAAGCAGTACGAAAGATGTACTATAGTGGAGCGGCTGGTGTCATTCTGGTTTATGACGTGACTCGACGAAGGTCCTTCGCAGAGCTTCCAAACTGGGTGGAGGAGGCATACGAGTCTATCGGAAGGAAAGTCCCAGCTCTTGTTGTGGGAAACAAGATAGATCTTCCTGATCGAGCGGTCGATCCATACGAAGCGAAGAAATGGGCTGAAGACCAAGGATTCCTCTACATGGAAACCAGTGCTAAGACTGGAGAAGGAGTCGCAGATATGTTTACCATTCTGGCGAATCTCATGTACGAGGATGCACAAGAAATGGCTAAACAGAAGAAAGAAGACAATCAATTCTAG
- a CDS encoding ATP-binding cassette domain-containing protein: MAPVSKLAVQNIKKSYSNDGLEKTKVLDGISFAMEEGEFTAIVGPSGCGKTTLLKIIAGLLESDEGQVRIDDHSVGLGHSRVGYIFQQESLFPWLNVEQNIRFGLDIMGYSSQEIATRTDEMLDLVGLEGLEKNYPHEISGGQARRVEMARSLITRPDILVSDEAFSNLDAQTRNYLQDEFLRIWENTGSSILFVTHNVDEAVYTSDRILVLSNIPSKIIAEFEIDIPRPRDRTSKECIEYRAEVLEILKVEQQKAMARLER, from the coding sequence GTGGCACCGGTGTCGAAACTTGCCGTTCAGAATATCAAGAAATCATATTCGAATGACGGCTTAGAAAAAACGAAGGTCCTGGATGGCATCAGCTTTGCCATGGAGGAAGGCGAGTTTACCGCCATAGTTGGTCCATCTGGTTGTGGCAAAACGACACTCCTCAAAATCATCGCTGGTTTGCTAGAATCGGACGAGGGGCAAGTCAGAATCGATGACCATTCAGTAGGTCTCGGACATAGCAGAGTAGGTTACATTTTCCAACAAGAATCTTTGTTTCCGTGGCTGAATGTGGAACAGAATATCAGATTCGGACTAGATATTATGGGGTATTCCTCTCAAGAGATTGCTACGAGAACCGACGAAATGTTGGATCTTGTTGGGCTGGAAGGTTTAGAAAAAAACTACCCACATGAAATCTCAGGAGGTCAAGCTAGACGGGTAGAGATGGCCCGAAGCCTCATCACCAGACCAGACATTCTCGTTTCTGACGAGGCTTTTTCCAATCTGGACGCTCAAACACGTAACTATCTACAGGATGAATTCCTACGAATCTGGGAAAACACGGGTTCAAGCATACTTTTCGTTACCCACAATGTTGATGAAGCAGTCTACACCTCTGATCGTATACTCGTGCTTAGCAATATTCCATCCAAAATAATCGCTGAATTCGAGATAGATATTCCCAGACCGCGGGATAGAACCTCAAAGGAATGTATCGAATACCGTGCGGAGGTTCTTGAGATTCTAAAGGTAGAGCAACAGAAAGCCATGGCACGCCTTGAAAGATAA
- a CDS encoding ABC transporter permease subunit, translating into MVQSAMSVPESETVATSTSGNKEVDTFSFEWRGFSFRDLILKVLLPAVILLVLWQIIGHIADEITLIDIGTSFIKLIVEGDTEGNTLLLHTGWSLFRVILGFVLAIGTAVPLGIAIGRYKTVDAILGPVVDAMRPIPPIAWIPISILMFKGLQYPFSLLVAQVFIIWIGSFFPILLNTTAGVKRTNSVHLDVCRTFGATERQVLRRVIIPSALPEVLAGLRVGFGIGWMCLVAAEIIGGGLGLGYLVSITQQLGRTGETISAMLVIGFIGFLLSYLFLYAERKMLAWRQDVSV; encoded by the coding sequence GTGGTTCAATCGGCGATGAGTGTGCCTGAAAGCGAAACGGTAGCGACTAGCACATCGGGCAATAAAGAAGTTGATACTTTCTCATTTGAATGGAGAGGCTTCTCATTCCGAGATCTCATTTTGAAGGTATTACTGCCAGCTGTGATTCTTCTTGTTCTTTGGCAGATTATCGGCCATATCGCTGATGAAATAACACTCATCGATATCGGGACTTCTTTCATTAAACTCATTGTTGAAGGGGATACAGAGGGAAATACGCTTCTTCTCCACACAGGATGGAGCTTATTCCGAGTAATACTTGGTTTCGTTCTAGCAATCGGTACTGCAGTACCTCTTGGCATTGCTATCGGTCGGTACAAGACTGTTGATGCTATTCTCGGACCAGTGGTTGATGCTATGCGTCCTATCCCTCCCATTGCTTGGATTCCGATTTCCATTTTGATGTTCAAAGGTCTGCAGTATCCCTTTTCTTTACTTGTTGCGCAAGTTTTCATAATCTGGATAGGTTCTTTTTTCCCCATTTTGCTGAATACAACTGCGGGTGTAAAGCGAACAAATTCTGTTCATCTTGACGTATGCCGAACTTTCGGTGCCACCGAGAGACAGGTCCTTAGAAGAGTAATCATTCCTTCTGCCCTTCCCGAGGTGCTTGCAGGCCTGCGGGTTGGGTTTGGGATTGGATGGATGTGTTTGGTGGCTGCAGAAATCATAGGTGGAGGGCTAGGACTCGGGTACCTCGTGAGCATTACCCAACAGCTAGGTCGCACTGGTGAGACCATATCGGCAATGCTTGTTATTGGGTTCATTGGTTTCCTTTTGAGCTATCTCTTTCTCTATGCTGAACGGAAGATGCTTGCATGGCGGCAAGATGTGTCTGTCTAG